The following are encoded in a window of Dromaius novaehollandiae isolate bDroNov1 chromosome 11, bDroNov1.hap1, whole genome shotgun sequence genomic DNA:
- the NEXMIF gene encoding neurite extension and migration factor, whose translation MDDQQEQDCASEDQETILINGVKENESHDLASDERPCTAADAAVTFPALTIAQKENQACHRALPPLTSKKPCLLSPPSPLRLTDVPEHTSDDSSAHAISLTSCVTKGMSSWSLPGDCEKAPFTIMEPGGMSALTGDCLMQPSRTCLGCFIESKDGIDAEPGISLKVGDINRDYDTCSVSDIGIHCMSTGETMRYGDQLLSDQLLSFPMHKSRAADKRDAEKSDSDSEDTTQKNYYEGLLLDKCNGEEPLLTNPNQEWGYFESFISESKIELLDLCSKNELSVNLFSEEDVDNYMFDDDDSTLGSDVCSLKIRYESFQDNVREKTTALQEDAQFNFFPSVFGNCTKRDSRSTLKRGPGGATDPAQFKSEEGIIWGEEEEDGEEEDGEEEEKAALNKSCNSAEMVQYVGSKRSHFLDSVNSTEDSGEFSDDSTCTESSYDVLRDIKDCSRYLSREHSNSFIQQNYGLRAKRKVRYSDDYLYDVDSIENEKILDKKEWLPDGPKEEDDDEWCPKKRRKVSRKEPPVIIKYIIINRFKGEKHMLVKLSKVDANETTVTLNEELLSKYEKLAPLKGFWQERQQSRMDLLRSSLYHKQNFYLNGSDASFLPHPRKRKCKLANRHRIQRIKAIEQSVNKLGSCSSDHKQPCSSKEDAGLKGLQALAIATPSCANGLHVNDITGIASVKCKSQEREYKGTERKVLRRIKFKSEARLKCKKIKAAASTAEGSPALENQDSAARLKDENVPCASDSSHLSECHEEKIAKNATFLPSTSSSDKPLPSANITTNVPLIPGGYLQTLLDASDLSSNTGISYFTQHPSEQQHSLPSIVQAEKPFPALQPSQSCVLSPPSESELQQSPGHLEMEQNNFGSVWPASKAASGTQQEFPSDMREASVLSNEFGGAAGADSLPAAGYSQVNLNSSKLLYQKNYMPDNQQVQSDDSYQSCHFNNGEGRFHFQRGTLSTDDGRLISFDSVGSLSVSSSNYSSLSLKSCEKDGEDDINDDFLAHCSPKLVIQQSIDEITPLKESTDLLDISNFTPDKFRQSSLSEMSPPDTPNLSPQITGSDAKPLGTLKGFQESTQAVLNSSEKVKWNCGVLQTEEQADNGFTLNNHQFQFHMFNDEDSVSLLEKSPCLSTFNEPSGQISTNSKVSKSKRKSSSSKNAGTNQSSSQKTTRKKSPKTNKGTDKPQGKNSRQTPKSTRKGKNAAGVNGEKAQAVGSRAVNQLNNAASATKGLAEGVQHCSPTAVKIGKHNGLSGEWSLGKDPSTGWSEPSIGNTSSLLDDDQREFEEPSNILSNIASGMADVQRFMMASIEPLWGPVGHNSVPDIFRSPESNSLKLKTLKILAGTSQESKKKANSSSPGTAKNHKSNKGSSKNGKAATCDPGRPNCSTGYNTDIHSPFFDKNYSNLSTLGNNGPTHKKLYRHKSSSKSLRDENCKIKRTDREQTHKDPSVTASFEKLRESDYILLKAETTVLVLPVFEEETPFSRKTFDVCFSFFALVFSVRLFVRLFLSKYALWYVDM comes from the exons ATGGATGACCAACAAGAGCAGGATTGTGCCTCAGAAGACCAAGAAACTATCCTGATTAATGGGGTGAAAGAAAATG AATCACATGACCTGGCCAGCGATGAGAGGCCTTGCACTGCTGCGGATGCTGCGGTTACGTTTCCAGCCTTGACAATAGCTCAGAAGGAAAATCAAGCGTGCCACCGAGCGCTGCCGCCTCTGACTTCAAAGAAGCCCTGTCTGCTGAGCCCGCCTTCTCCTCTGAGGCTCACCGATGTACCTGAGCACACTTCAGATGACTCCTCCGCGCACGCCATTTCCCTTACATCGTGCGTGACAAAGGGCATGAGCTCTTGGTCCCTGCCAGGCGACTGCGAGAAGGCTCCGTTCACAATTATGGAGCCCGGAGGCATGTCAGCTCTCACCGGTGACTGCTTGATGCAGCCGAGCCGGACCTGTCTGGGCTGCTTTATTGAATCAAAGGACGGCATTGATGCAGAGCCGGGAATAAGCCTGAAAGTGGGTGATATAAATAGGGATTATGACACCTGTTCAGTCTCTGATATAGGGATTCACTGCATGAGCACAGGAGAAACCATGAGATACGGGGATCAACTGCTTTCAGACCAGCTTTTAAGCTTCCCTATGCATAAATCGAGGGCAGCAGACAAAAGGGATGCAGAAAAATCTGACAGTGATTCAGAGGACACCACTCAGAAAAATTACTACGAGGGATTACTACTAGACAAATGCAATGGTGAGGAACCTTTACTAACAAATCCCAACCAGGAATGGGGCTATTTTGAATCTTTCATTAGCGAAAGTAAAATTGAGCTGCTTGACCTTTGCTCCAAAAATGAGCTTTCTGTAAATCTGTTTTCGGAGGAAGACGTGGATAATTACATGTTTGATGATGATGATTCAACCCTGGGAAGCGATGTCTGCTCCTTAAAGATTAGATACGAATCTTTCCAGGACAACGTGCGGGAGAAGACCACCGCCCTACAAGAGGATGCCCAGTTCAACTTCTTCCCCAGCGTGTTTGGCAACTGCACTAAAAGGGACAGCAGGAGCACCCTGAAGAGGGGGCCGGGCGGTGCCACCGACCCTGCTCAATTCAAGTCTGAAGAAGGCATCatctggggggaggaggaggaggacggggaggaagaggatggcgaggaggaggagaaagctgcCTTAAATAAATCGTGCAACAGTGCGGAGATGGTGCAGTACGTGGGCTCCAAAAGGAGccacttcttggactctgtgaaTTCCACGGAGGACTCCGGGGAGTTCAGCGACGACAGCACTTGCACCGAGTCCTCCTACGACGTGCTGCGGGATATCAAGGACTGTAGCCGCTACCTGTCCAGGGAACACTCCAACTCCTTCATCCAGCAGAACTACGGCTTGCGGGCAAAGAGGAAAGTGCGATACAGCGATGATTACCTGTACGACGTGGACTCCATCGAGAACGAGAAGATCCTGGATAAGAAGGAGTGGCTCCCGGACGGGCCCAAGGAAGAAGACGACGACGAGTGGTGCCCAAAGAAAAGGCGAAAAGTCTCTCGCAAGGAGCCCCCCGTTATCATCAAGTACATCATCATTAACAGGTTCAAGGGGGAGAAGCATATGCTGGTGAAGCTGAGCAAAGTGGATGCCAATGAGACAACTGTCACCCTCAATGAGGAGCTGCTCAGCAAATACGAGAAGCTGGCCCCATTGAAGGGCTTCtggcaggagaggcagcagagccGCATGGATTTGCTCCGATCGTCTCTCTACCACAAGCAGAATTTCTATCTGAACGGCTCAGATGCTTCGTTCCTCCCTCACCCACGGAAGCGAAAATGCAAGCTAGCGAACAGGCACAGGATTCAAAGAATTAAAGCCATTGAGCAGTCGGTGAACAAGCTGGGCTCTTGCTCCTCGGATCACAAGCAGCCTTGCAGCAGTAAGGAGGACGCGGGCCTGAAAGGGCTGCAGGCGTTAGCCATCGCCACCCCCAGCTGTGCAAACGGATTACATGTAAATGACATCACTGGCATCGCCTCAGTGAAATGCAAATCGCAGGAGCGGGAATATAAGGGGACGGAGAGGAAAGTGCTCCGCCGAATCAAATTCAAAAGTGAAGCCAGGTTGAAATGCAAGAAAATCAAAGCTGCAGCCAGTACGGCGGAGGGCTCCCCGGCTCTGGAAAACCAGGACTCTGCAGCTCGTTTGAAGGACGAAAATGTTCCTTGTGCTTCAGACAGCTCCCATCTTTCAGAGTGCCATGAGGAAAAGATTGCTAAAAATGCTACTTTCCTACCATCCACCTCCTCTTCAGACAAGCCTCTACCATCTGCTAATATCACCACCAATGTACCCCTGATCCCTGGAGGGTATCTGCAGACATTGTTAGATGCTTCTGATTTGTCAAGCAACACTGGTATCTCATACTTCACCCAGCACCCCTCCGAGCAGCAGCATTCGCTCCCCAGCATCGTTCAGGCGGAGAAGCCCTTCCCGGCTCTGCAGCCTTCCCAGAGCTGCGTGCTCTCGCCGCCGTCCGAGTCGGAGCTGCAGCAGTCACCCGGCCACTTGGAAATGGAGCAGAACAACTTCGGGAGCGTGTGGCCGGCGAGCAAGGCTGCCAGCGGCACCCAGCAGGAATTTCCCAGCGACATGCGGGAGGCTTCTGTGCTGTCAAACGAGTTTGGTGGCGCAGCGGGCGCAGACAGCCTCCCGGCCGCTGGATACAGTCAAGTGAATCTGAATAGCAGCAAATTGCTCTACCAAAAAAATTACATGCCGGATAACCAACAAGTGCAGTCTGATGATTCTTATCAGTCATGTCATTTTAATAATGGAGAGGGGCGCTTTCATTTCCAACGAGGTACACTAAGTACAGATGATGGCAGACTCATTAGTTTTGATTCAGTGGGTTCATTGTCAGTTAGTTCTAGCAATTACAGTTCTTTAAGTTTAAAGTCTTGTGAAAAGGACGGCGAAGATGATATTAATGATGATTTCTTGGCCCACTGCAGTCCCAAGCTTGTGATCCAACAGAGCATAGATGAAATAACCCCTCTGAAGGAGTCCACGGACCTTTTAGACATATCCAACTTCACACCCGATAAGTTCCGTCAGTCCTCCCTGTCGGAGATGTCTCCTCCAGACACTCCCAACCTTTCCCCGCAGATCACCGGCTCCGACGCCAAACCCCTGGGCACCCTGAAAGGCTTCCAGGAGAGCACCCAGGCTGTCCTCAACAGTTCGGAGAAGGTCAAGTGGAACTGTGGGGTCCTTCAGACCGAGGAGCAGGCAGATAATGGGTTTACTTTAAATAATCATCAGTTTCAGTTCCATATGTTCAACGATGAAGATTCTGTCAGCCTTCTTGAAAAAAGTCCGTGCTTGTCAACATTTAATGAGCCATCTGGTCAAATTAGCACCAATAGCAAAGTGTCAAAATCTAAGAGGAAAAGTTCATCCAGCAAGAATGCGGGTACAAACCAAAGCTCTTCCCAGAAAACCACTAGGAAAAAATCTCCCAAAACCAACAAAGGAACCGATAAGCCGCAAGGTAAAAATTCCAGGCAGACACCCAAATCCACCCGGAAAGGGAAAAACGCAGCAGGAGTCAATGGCGAGAAGGCTCAAGCGGTTGGCAGCAGGGCCGTCAATCAGCTAAACAACGCGGCCTCCGCGACCAAGGGCCTCGCCGAGGGCGTTCAGCATTGCAGCCCAACCGCTGTCAAAATAGGGAAGCATAACGGACTCTCTGGTGAGTGGTCACTGGGAAAGGACCCCAGTACAGGCTGGTCAGAACCCAGCATAGGGAACACTAGCAGTCTCCTGGACGATGATCAGAGGGAGTTTGAGGAACCTTCCAATATATTATCCAACATTGCGTCAGGAATGGCAGACGTTCAGAGGTTTATGATGGCCTCGATCGAACCCCTGTGGGGGCCCGTCGGCCATAACAGCGTGCCAGATATATTCCGGTCACCTGAATCGAACAGCCTGAAATTGAAAACGCTAAAAATTTTGGCAGGGACGTCGCAAGAGTCTAAGAAAAAGGCCAACAGCAGTTCTCCAGGAACGGCGAAGAATCACAAGTCAAACAAGGGCTCAAGCAAAAACGGCAAAGCCGCAACCTGTGACCCCGGTCGCCCCAACTGTTCGACTGGGTACAATACAGACATTCACTCTCCCTTTTTTGATAAAAACTATAGTAACCTGAGCACTTTAGGCAATAACGGACCTACCCATAAAAAACTGTACCGTCATAAATCAAGTTCGAAATCGCTGAGGGATGAGAACTGTAAAATAAAGCGAACGGACCGTGAACAGACCCATAAGGACCCATCTGTGACAGCTTCTTTTGAAAAACTGAG GGAATCAGACTACATTCTTCTTAAAGCAGAAACAACAGTTTTGGTTTTACCTGTATTTGAAGAAGAGACTCCCTTTTCTAGAAAGACGTTTgatgtttgtttctctttttttgctttggttttttccGTTCGTTTGTTCGTTCGTTTGTTCCTTTCGAAATATGCCTTGTGGTATGTTGACATGTAA